A window from Dioscorea cayenensis subsp. rotundata cultivar TDr96_F1 chromosome 10, TDr96_F1_v2_PseudoChromosome.rev07_lg8_w22 25.fasta, whole genome shotgun sequence encodes these proteins:
- the LOC120270934 gene encoding uncharacterized protein LOC120270934, with protein sequence MNLFRRSLPLLRRSISSKIPSSPTPYLPPSLVSNPNPTAGRIPNPFLTWRRYNNLDQCQPQEWYHNRLAILQPLVVLLGVIVGGGGIIYYRYFETVPFSTCNCSRLVLLSPSAERELSKIVFQEFKNSLEGRILPTNHPDSIRVRRISENIIDAIQPCLENDRRQYWGYLRSAFEILAHDKLKETRTAAAEAEAQNWEVLVVSDKTFYAFCLPCCKIVVSTGALDHLRTDAEIATLLGREAAHVIARHGAEIATKDLWLDIHAPCRCYGRELLNPSKLLQLPKFFKRMRRETDDIGRLLMAHAGYDPSVAPRVYEKLQGINRFTLWDY encoded by the exons ATGAACTTATTCCGTAGGTCACTGCCCCTCCTCCGCCGCTCCATCTCCTCCAAGATCCCTTCTTCTCCCACACCCTATCTTCCTCCTTCTCTCGTATCCAACCCTAACCCCACCGCCGGACGTATCCCCAATCCATTCTTGACATGGCGCCGGTACAACAACCTCGATCAATGCCAGCCCCAAGAATGGTACCATAACCGCCTTGCCATCCTCCAACCCCTCGTTGTCCTTCTTGGTGTCATAGTTGGCGGCGGAGGCATCATCTATTACCGCTATTTTGAGACCGTCCCTTTCAGTACATGTAACTGCTCTCGCTTGGTCCTCCTCTCTCCTTCCGCTGAGCGAGAGCTCAGCAAGATCGTGTTTCAGGAGTTCAAGAACAGCCTCGAAGGCAGGATCCTCCCCACCAACCATCCCGATAGCATCCGAGTCCGCCGCATCTCCGAGAACATCATTGACGCCATTCAACCATGTCTCGAAAATGACAGGCGCCAGTACTGGGGCTATCTCAGGTCCGCTTTTGAGATCCTAGCTCATGATAAGCTTAAGGAGACTAGGACGGCGGCGGCGGAGGCGGAGGCCCAGAATTGGGAGGTGCTTGTGGTGAGTGATAAGACTTTCTATGCCTTTTGCCTTCCGTGTTGCAAGATTGTGGTTTCCACCGGAGCTCTTGATCATCTCAGGACGGATGCCGAGATCGCCACTTTGCTTGGGCGCGAG GCTGCTCATGTCATTGCTCGCCATGGTGCGGAGATAGCTACAAAGGACTTGTGGTTGGATATTCATGCACCATGTCGTTGCTATGGTAGGGAATTATTAAATCCGTCTAAACTTCTGCAGCTACCGAAATTCTTCAAAAg AATGAGAAGAGAGACAGATGATATAGGCCGCCTGTTGATGGCGCATGCTGGATATGACCCTAGTGTTGCACCAAGAGTTTATGAAAAACTTCAGGGGATCAATAGGTTTACTTTATGGGACTATTGA